A window of the Sandaracinaceae bacterium genome harbors these coding sequences:
- a CDS encoding Gfo/Idh/MocA family oxidoreductase — MASRELSSPVRIGVLGAARIAPFALMAPARQLPEAKVLAVAARDVRRARQFARKHDVQLAFGSYEALLENQHVDAVYNPLPNSLHAPWTVKALAAGKHVLLEKPFTSNADEAAEVLAASERHGRVVVEAFHWRFHPMAARMVELCQRGPYGRIEHIETSMCIPLPMPGDIRFQLGLAGGAMMDTGAYAAHMLRQLSGEEPTVKGARATLMSPGVDRAMEADVSLPSGGTGRLRCSLLSRRLLDVGVRVRFERGELRAFNPVGPQLGHRLRHRVHGQRWVSETFPRRATYTYQLEAFCARLLHGTPLPTVADDGLRNMQLIDAVYRAAGLTPRGQPTPVGSGASTEASR, encoded by the coding sequence ATGGCCAGCAGGGAGCTCTCGTCTCCGGTCCGCATCGGCGTGCTCGGCGCAGCGCGCATCGCCCCGTTCGCGCTGATGGCGCCCGCGCGGCAGCTGCCCGAGGCCAAGGTGCTGGCCGTGGCCGCGCGCGACGTGCGGCGGGCTCGCCAGTTCGCGCGCAAGCACGATGTGCAGCTGGCGTTCGGCAGCTACGAGGCGCTGCTCGAGAACCAGCACGTGGACGCCGTGTACAACCCGCTGCCCAACTCGCTGCACGCGCCGTGGACCGTGAAGGCGCTGGCCGCCGGCAAGCACGTGCTGCTGGAGAAGCCGTTCACCTCCAACGCCGACGAGGCCGCCGAGGTGCTGGCCGCGAGCGAGCGCCACGGACGCGTCGTCGTGGAGGCCTTCCACTGGCGCTTCCACCCCATGGCGGCACGCATGGTGGAGCTGTGTCAGCGCGGCCCTTACGGGCGGATCGAGCACATCGAGACCTCCATGTGTATCCCGCTTCCCATGCCAGGGGACATCCGCTTCCAGCTGGGGCTCGCCGGCGGCGCGATGATGGACACCGGGGCCTACGCAGCGCACATGCTGCGCCAGCTGAGCGGCGAGGAGCCGACGGTGAAGGGGGCGCGGGCGACGCTGATGAGCCCCGGGGTCGACCGCGCCATGGAAGCCGACGTGTCCCTCCCGAGCGGAGGCACTGGCCGGCTGCGCTGCTCGCTCCTGTCGCGGCGCCTGCTCGACGTCGGTGTGCGCGTGCGCTTCGAGCGCGGCGAGCTGCGCGCGTTCAACCCCGTCGGCCCCCAGCTGGGACACCGCCTGCGGCACCGAGTCCACGGCCAGCGGTGGGTCAGCGAGACGTTCCCGCGGCGCGCGACCTACACCTATCAGCTCGAGGCATTCTGCGCGCGCCTGCTGCACGGGACACCCCTGCCCACCGTCGCAGACGACGGGCTGCGCAACATGCAGCTCATCGACGCCGTCTATCGCGCCGCTGGCCTCACGCCCCGTGGCCAGCCCACCCCTGTGGGCTCGGGGGCATCCACGGAGGCGTCGCGGTGA
- a CDS encoding acetyl-CoA carboxylase carboxyltransferase subunit beta — protein MALFAKKKPVGDASEKKSLGRGVFRRCEGCAETLKAEEFTANLEVCPRCGHHYRLSAEAWVQYLIDPGSWTEHDEGLRSLDPLHFVDSQPYPERLSSSIKKSGVNDAFMAGSGTMGGRPVQLGCFVFRFMGGSMGSVVGEKITRMMERGAEQKQPVILLSASGGARMQEGALSLMQMAKTVAALGLLREAGMPFISVLLNPTTGGVAASFALLGDVNIAEPRALIGFTGPRVIENTIRQTLPDGFQRSEFLLEHGMLDIIAERHDMRATIARTLDHLLD, from the coding sequence ATGGCGCTGTTCGCAAAGAAGAAGCCGGTCGGTGATGCATCGGAGAAGAAGAGCCTGGGTCGCGGCGTGTTCCGCCGTTGCGAAGGCTGCGCCGAGACGCTCAAGGCCGAGGAGTTCACCGCCAACCTCGAGGTCTGCCCGCGCTGCGGTCACCACTACCGGCTGAGCGCCGAGGCATGGGTCCAGTACCTGATCGACCCCGGTTCGTGGACGGAGCACGACGAGGGCCTGCGCTCCCTCGACCCGCTGCACTTCGTGGACTCGCAGCCATACCCCGAGCGCCTCAGCAGCAGCATCAAGAAGTCGGGCGTGAACGACGCGTTCATGGCCGGCTCGGGCACCATGGGCGGGCGCCCCGTGCAGCTCGGCTGCTTCGTGTTCCGCTTCATGGGCGGCTCCATGGGCTCCGTGGTCGGGGAGAAGATCACCCGCATGATGGAGCGCGGCGCCGAGCAGAAGCAGCCGGTCATCCTGCTCAGCGCCTCTGGCGGCGCGCGCATGCAGGAGGGGGCCCTGTCCCTGATGCAGATGGCCAAGACCGTGGCCGCGCTGGGGCTCCTGCGCGAGGCGGGCATGCCGTTCATCAGCGTGCTGCTGAACCCCACCACAGGCGGCGTCGCCGCGAGCTTCGCGCTGCTGGGCGACGTGAACATCGCCGAGCCGCGCGCGCTGATCGGCTTCACCGGGCCGCGGGTGATCGAGAACACGATCCGGCAGACCCTGCCCGACGGCTTCCAGCGCTCGGAGTTCTTGCTCGAGCACGGCATGTTGGACATCATCGCCGAGCGTCACGACATGCGCGCCACCATCGCCCGCACGCTCGACCACTTGCTCGACTGA
- a CDS encoding bifunctional folylpolyglutamate synthase/dihydrofolate synthase translates to MTWMYGLESRGVKLGLGPMQSALKVRGNPHAGLRYLHVAGTNGKGSVCAMAERALRAAGLRTGWFSSPHLHRYAERIRINGRPIGEAELGRRLLALRDDPRLPALTFFEYTTVAAFEAFREHACDVVVLEVGLGGRLDSTNVVTPTVTVVTNIGLDHTHILGDNVRSIAREKAGIIKARAPLVTSVRDRVAAAVLTERVQRVGTTSWRIGKDFGLTETGIVRGRLRYRATVREHHIDDISLGLLGGHQPDNAACAVAALVALRGKGLDVPDDAIRTGLAKVRWPGRLEWIPKKHGKPAYLLDAAHNPDGCRTLAKELVRRAHPGRVVLLFGAMVDKDHVPMLAALDDVVDKRVYVTPRVTRAARADKFRKIRPGTVASTVHAGLERANALAGPDGLVVVAGSIHLLGEVRADILGLRCDPPIAM, encoded by the coding sequence TTGACATGGATGTACGGCCTCGAGAGCCGGGGCGTGAAGCTCGGCCTCGGCCCCATGCAGAGCGCGCTCAAGGTGCGCGGCAACCCTCACGCAGGGCTGCGCTACCTGCACGTGGCGGGCACCAACGGCAAGGGCAGCGTGTGCGCCATGGCGGAGCGCGCGCTGCGCGCGGCGGGGCTGCGCACGGGGTGGTTCAGCTCGCCGCACCTGCACCGCTACGCCGAGCGGATTCGCATCAACGGCCGGCCCATCGGCGAGGCCGAGCTGGGGCGCCGCCTGCTCGCGCTACGTGATGACCCGCGGCTGCCGGCGCTGACCTTCTTCGAGTACACGACCGTCGCCGCCTTCGAGGCCTTTCGCGAACACGCCTGCGACGTCGTGGTGCTCGAGGTGGGCTTGGGGGGCCGGCTCGACTCCACCAACGTGGTCACGCCGACCGTGACGGTGGTCACCAACATCGGGCTCGATCACACGCACATCCTCGGCGACAACGTGCGCTCCATCGCGCGCGAGAAGGCCGGCATCATCAAGGCCCGTGCGCCCCTGGTCACGAGTGTGCGCGACCGGGTGGCCGCCGCCGTGCTGACCGAGCGGGTGCAGCGCGTGGGCACCACCTCGTGGCGCATCGGCAAGGACTTCGGGCTGACCGAGACGGGGATCGTCCGCGGGCGTCTGCGTTACCGCGCGACGGTGCGTGAGCATCACATCGACGACATCAGCCTGGGCCTGCTGGGTGGGCACCAGCCCGACAACGCGGCCTGCGCCGTGGCGGCCCTCGTCGCGCTGCGTGGGAAAGGGCTCGACGTCCCTGACGACGCCATCCGCACCGGGCTCGCGAAGGTGCGTTGGCCAGGGCGCCTCGAGTGGATCCCCAAGAAGCACGGCAAGCCCGCCTACCTGCTGGACGCCGCCCACAACCCCGACGGCTGCCGCACGCTCGCCAAAGAGCTGGTCCGGCGCGCACACCCCGGGCGCGTGGTGCTGCTCTTCGGCGCCATGGTGGACAAGGACCACGTGCCCATGCTCGCCGCCCTCGACGACGTGGTGGACAAGCGCGTCTACGTGACGCCACGGGTCACGCGCGCAGCACGCGCCGACAAGTTCCGCAAGATCCGCCCGGGCACCGTGGCCAGCACCGTCCACGCGGGGCTCGAGCGGGCCAACGCGCTGGCGGGCCCCGACGGATTGGTGGTGGTGGCGGGTTCCATCCACCTGCTGGGCGAGGTGCGCGCAGACATCCTCGGGCTGCGTTGCGACCCCCCGATCGCCATGTGA
- the hemE gene encoding uroporphyrinogen decarboxylase translates to MSTFLDACARRPTSFTPAWLMRQAGRYQPEYRAIREKVSFIELCKSPELACEVTVLAAEQLGADAGIIFADILLVLDPLHIGFEFKADHGPKILKPIRTAAQVDAVAETIDPDESLGYVMEAIRQTRRALKVPLIGFAGAPFTLASYAIEGGGSKNYYETKKLMHADEGLWNALMSKLSRAITAYLNAQVRAGAQALQLFDSWVGCLSPADYERFVFPHVKSIFDGLDKSVPSIHFGTGNPALYPLMQRAGGDVIGVDWRVPLGAQWDQLGETAIMGNMDPAYLLAPREVMFRAATQVLEQAAGRPGHIFNLGHGIMPEADPAQVRALIDHVHETSERLARGR, encoded by the coding sequence ATGAGCACCTTCCTCGACGCCTGCGCCCGCCGACCGACCTCGTTCACCCCCGCGTGGCTCATGCGGCAGGCCGGCCGCTACCAGCCGGAGTACCGCGCCATCCGCGAGAAGGTGAGCTTCATAGAGCTGTGCAAGTCGCCCGAGCTTGCGTGCGAGGTCACCGTGCTGGCCGCGGAGCAGCTGGGCGCCGACGCGGGCATCATCTTCGCGGACATCCTGCTCGTGCTCGACCCGCTGCACATCGGCTTCGAGTTCAAGGCCGACCACGGACCGAAGATCCTGAAGCCCATCCGCACGGCCGCGCAGGTGGACGCCGTCGCCGAGACCATCGACCCGGACGAGTCGCTCGGCTACGTGATGGAGGCCATCCGGCAGACGCGCCGCGCGCTGAAGGTGCCGCTGATCGGCTTCGCGGGCGCGCCCTTCACGCTCGCTAGCTACGCCATCGAGGGCGGCGGTAGCAAGAACTACTACGAGACCAAGAAGCTCATGCACGCGGACGAGGGGCTGTGGAACGCCCTCATGAGCAAGCTCTCGCGCGCCATCACGGCCTACCTCAACGCGCAGGTGCGCGCAGGCGCGCAGGCGCTGCAGCTCTTCGACAGCTGGGTCGGCTGCCTCTCGCCTGCGGACTACGAGCGCTTCGTCTTCCCCCACGTGAAGAGCATCTTCGACGGCCTCGACAAGAGCGTGCCGTCCATCCACTTCGGCACGGGCAACCCCGCGCTCTACCCGCTCATGCAGCGCGCGGGAGGAGACGTCATCGGCGTGGACTGGCGCGTGCCACTCGGCGCGCAGTGGGACCAGCTGGGCGAGACGGCCATCATGGGCAACATGGACCCGGCCTACCTGCTGGCTCCGCGTGAGGTGATGTTCCGCGCCGCCACCCAGGTGCTGGAGCAGGCCGCGGGGCGCCCCGGGCACATCTTCAACCTGGGCCACGGCATCATGCCCGAGGCCGACCCCGCGCAGGTGCGCGCGCTGATCGACCACGTACACGAGACGAGCGAGCGGCTCGCGCGGGGGCGCTGA
- the hemG gene encoding protoporphyrinogen oxidase, producing MSVVVVGGGLGGLACAYRLLTDDPGREVTLLEGSSRLGGLVTTECVDDFVIERGPESMITTKPAGVALARELGLGPRLLRTRSGASGAYVVTRGRLERIPEGFSILAPTDMRALLRSPVLGAAAKLRALADAVVPARIHEDDSLAGFVRRRFGGEVLERLAQPLAAGIYGADPEVLSLRATMPRFLDAELPGGVAHHLARAAQATGEVSAGARYGLFVSLPRGMQELTDTLADRVRAHAQVGARVATLTPERGGYRVAFEQGGEARSLWAQHVVLALPAPHVARLVGPFAADLARELRAFALGSAAAVTVAVPMSALGRPLDAYGFVVPSVERRAVMACTFSSAKWDGRAPEDVALLRVFFGGHANPRVHREPDARLVTLARAALREWLGLTRSPDLVRVDRYEDAMPRYHVGHLQRVARVEAAVAARPGLHLVGGAYRGVGMPDVIASADMAAGAISGHASPPMP from the coding sequence ATGAGCGTGGTCGTGGTGGGCGGCGGGCTGGGCGGGCTCGCGTGCGCGTACCGCTTGCTCACGGACGACCCGGGCCGCGAGGTCACGTTGCTCGAGGGCAGCTCGCGCCTCGGGGGACTCGTCACCACCGAGTGCGTCGACGACTTCGTGATCGAGCGCGGACCCGAGTCGATGATCACCACCAAGCCCGCGGGCGTCGCGCTGGCCCGCGAGCTGGGCCTCGGGCCGCGCCTCCTGCGCACCCGCAGCGGCGCCAGCGGGGCCTACGTGGTCACGCGCGGACGGCTCGAGCGCATCCCCGAGGGCTTCTCCATCTTGGCGCCCACGGACATGCGTGCGCTGCTGCGCTCTCCGGTTCTAGGCGCCGCCGCCAAGCTGCGCGCGCTGGCCGACGCGGTGGTCCCCGCGCGCATCCACGAGGACGACAGCCTGGCGGGCTTCGTGCGCAGGCGCTTCGGCGGCGAGGTGCTGGAGCGGCTGGCGCAGCCGCTGGCCGCGGGCATCTACGGCGCGGACCCGGAGGTCCTGAGCCTGCGCGCCACCATGCCGCGCTTCCTCGACGCCGAGCTGCCTGGTGGCGTCGCGCACCACCTCGCGCGCGCGGCACAGGCCACCGGCGAGGTCTCGGCCGGCGCGCGCTACGGGCTGTTCGTGAGCCTCCCGCGCGGTATGCAGGAGCTGACCGACACCCTCGCCGACAGGGTGCGGGCCCACGCGCAGGTGGGGGCGCGGGTGGCGACGCTGACCCCCGAGCGGGGCGGTTACCGGGTGGCGTTCGAGCAGGGCGGTGAGGCGCGGTCTCTCTGGGCCCAGCACGTCGTGCTCGCGCTGCCGGCGCCGCACGTCGCTCGCCTGGTGGGGCCCTTCGCGGCGGACCTCGCGCGCGAGCTGCGGGCCTTTGCGCTGGGGAGCGCGGCGGCGGTCACCGTGGCCGTACCCATGTCGGCGCTCGGGCGGCCACTCGACGCCTATGGCTTCGTCGTCCCGTCCGTGGAGCGGCGCGCCGTGATGGCCTGCACCTTCTCGAGCGCCAAGTGGGACGGGCGCGCGCCCGAGGACGTCGCGCTCTTGCGCGTGTTCTTCGGTGGGCACGCCAACCCCCGCGTTCACCGTGAGCCGGACGCGCGCCTCGTCACGCTCGCGCGGGCTGCGCTGCGTGAGTGGCTGGGGCTCACGCGTTCCCCCGACCTGGTGCGCGTCGACCGTTACGAGGACGCCATGCCGCGCTATCACGTCGGGCACCTGCAGCGCGTGGCGCGCGTCGAAGCGGCCGTGGCTGCCCGACCGGGGCTGCACCTGGTGGGGGGCGCGTACCGCGGCGTCGGCATGCCGGATGTGATCGCCTCCGCTGACATGGCGGCCGGCGCGATCTCGGGCCATGCGTCGCCGCCCATGCCGTGA